Genomic window (Pseudobacteroides sp.):
CATTTGTGAAAGTAACTTTGTTAATTTATAAATCACATCCGCCCTTTTAGTATGATCCTTAATATCATCTATCATAGGAAGTTGTCTAATTTGGCCAGCTATTTTAATCATTTCGGCATCTACTCTTTTAACTTTACCACTATTTTGAACATTAGGTTGCGTTCCTACATTAGGCTTGCTATTGTTGATATTGTCAAGAAAGTTCTTTTGAGTATCAGACATAAGTTTTACTATCTCATCCACTCCCTCTTTCTGACCTTTTGCAACCTGCTCTATTACCTTCCCTGCCATGTAACCATCCTGCAGCTTGTTCATTGCTTCCTTGACTAACTGTGGAGAATATACCGTAAATATGGTACTAAGTATTGCAAAAATCAAGACCACTATCAGATTAACCCTATGGGGCCTCAAGTAACTCAATAGTCTCTTGAATGTTCCCTTAAAGTTCTTTGCCTTTTCAACAGGCATTCCAAAACCACCCATGGGTCCACCTCTGTGACCACCCATTTGCCTTTGTTTATTCTTTATATCTTTATTTCCTTCGCTCATGCAATCTCCTCCTCCGAAAGCTGCGATGCCACAATCTCTCTGTACACCTCACAGTTACTTAGCAAATCCTTATGCTTTCCTATTCCTGCTATTCGGCCTTCATCTAAAACTATTATTCTATCGGCATCCATAACCGTTCCAACCCTTTGTGCAACAATTATTACAGTAGAATCTGCAATTTCCTTTTTGAGGGCTGCTCTCAAAGCAGCATCAGTCTTGAAATCAAGAGCTGAAAAACTGTCATCAAATATATAGATTTCAGGTTTTCTTACAAGGGCTCTGGCAATTGAAAGCCTCTGCTTCTGACCTCCAGAAACATTGGTCCCGCCTTGAGCTATATGATGCGAAAATCCACCCTCAAAATTCTCAATAAAATGAACTGCCTGTGCAACCTCGGCAGCATGCCTTATTTCCTCATCGGTAGCATCATCCTTACCTACCTTTATGTTATGGCTTATTGTTCCATTAAAAAGTACCGCCTTTTGGGGCACAAAACCAATCTTGGCCCTCAAGCATTCCTGGGTCATTTCTCTTACATCTACCCCGTCTACCAGCACACTGCCGCCCTCTATATCATAAAACCTGGGAATAAGATTAACCAATGTAGATTTCCCTGATCCTGTACTTCCAATTATAGCTGTTATTTCTCCAGGCTTTGCAGAAAATGAAATATTACTTAAAGCATATTCTTCTGCACCATGGTATCTGAAGGAAACATCCTTAAACTCTACATACCCCTTACCCAAATAACATTCTTTCGCTTGCTTTGTATCAACTATGTCAGCTTCTGTCTCCAATACCTCGTTTATTCTTATTGCTGCTGCTTGTGCTCTTGGCACCATAACAAACATCATGGCAACCATAAGCATTGAAAACATTATTTGCATGGCATACTGCGTGAAGGCCATCAGGTTACCTATTTCCATACCGTTTTTAACTTCCCAAGCTCCAAACCATAGAATCGCAAGGGATGTAAAATTCATTATAAGCATGATGGCAGGCATCATAAACGCCATGATTTTGTTTACTTTAATATAGTTATCGGTGAGATCAAAATTTGCTTCCTCGAACCTTTCCCTCTCACGTTCCACCCTGTTAAATGCCCTAATAACCCTGATACCAGTAAGCTTTTCACGTAAAACCAGATTTATTTTATCAATCTTAACCTGTGTTTGCTTAAATAACGGCAGTGCCAGCTTTGCAACTATTATAATAAACGCTGCAAGGACCGGTATTGCCACTGCTAAAACCCATGTCAATTCTCTATCCTTCTGGAATGCAAGGTATATGCCTCCTATGGCCATCAAAGGTGCTCCAACCATCATTCTCATCATGATAACTAAAACCATTTGAACCTGATTAACATCATTAGTGGTTCTTGTAATAAGGGTTGAAGTCCCAAATTTATCAAACTCGTTCAGTGAAAAGCTTTCCACCTTTTTAAAAATCTTATCTCTCACAATTGTACCCAAACCAACAGCGGCTTTAGCAGACAGGAAGCTTGCTATAATAGCACATACCACTCCAATTCCTGTAAACATAAGCATTTCACCGCCTATTTTCCAGATAAAATCAGTATCCCCATTCATAACTCCTTTACTTATAATATCTGACATAAGTGTAGGTAAATACAAATCCGTAAGGGTCTGAATAAACACCAAAACTATGACACCTATAATAAGCAGGGTAAAGGGTTTTAGAAACCTGAACAATTTTATCATGCTAAACCATCTCCTTTTTCATCAGAGGTAACAAAACTCACTCTCTTGTTATGTTTTTCATAATTGATTCCATTTCATTTATTAATTCATTAAGCCTTTTTACTTCATCATCACCTAACATTTCAAATTTTTTTAGCAGAGTTTCCTTTACTTTAATCTTATGCTTCTCAAGCACATTCTTTCCTTTTTCAGTGATTTTAAGGTTGATTACTCTTCTGTCATTAGGATCATACATTCTCTCTATAAGGTTTTCTTCTATGAGCTTATCTGCCATAACCGTAAGATTGGGCTTTGAAATCATGGTCTTGTTGCTGTAATAGCTCATTGTATTGCAATCATTGCTGCTAATTAGCTGCAAAAGTCCTAATTTCTGCCGTGATATATCAGACACTGGCATATCCCTCATAAGCTTCTTATATACAAAAGGAAAAAAGACAAGAAAATTA
Coding sequences:
- a CDS encoding ABC transporter ATP-binding protein, whose protein sequence is MIKLFRFLKPFTLLIIGVIVLVFIQTLTDLYLPTLMSDIISKGVMNGDTDFIWKIGGEMLMFTGIGVVCAIIASFLSAKAAVGLGTIVRDKIFKKVESFSLNEFDKFGTSTLITRTTNDVNQVQMVLVIMMRMMVGAPLMAIGGIYLAFQKDRELTWVLAVAIPVLAAFIIIVAKLALPLFKQTQVKIDKINLVLREKLTGIRVIRAFNRVERERERFEEANFDLTDNYIKVNKIMAFMMPAIMLIMNFTSLAILWFGAWEVKNGMEIGNLMAFTQYAMQIMFSMLMVAMMFVMVPRAQAAAIRINEVLETEADIVDTKQAKECYLGKGYVEFKDVSFRYHGAEEYALSNISFSAKPGEITAIIGSTGSGKSTLVNLIPRFYDIEGGSVLVDGVDVREMTQECLRAKIGFVPQKAVLFNGTISHNIKVGKDDATDEEIRHAAEVAQAVHFIENFEGGFSHHIAQGGTNVSGGQKQRLSIARALVRKPEIYIFDDSFSALDFKTDAALRAALKKEIADSTVIIVAQRVGTVMDADRIIVLDEGRIAGIGKHKDLLSNCEVYREIVASQLSEEEIA
- a CDS encoding MarR family winged helix-turn-helix transcriptional regulator: MERGKLVDNFLVFFPFVYKKLMRDMPVSDISRQKLGLLQLISSNDCNTMSYYSNKTMISKPNLTVMADKLIEENLIERMYDPNDRRVINLKITEKGKNVLEKHKIKVKETLLKKFEMLGDDEVKRLNELINEMESIMKNITRE